TCGATCCTCTCGAACAGTCGCCCCCCACGGCACTAGCGTCACGTGATGTTCAGAGGTCCACTCTTCTACCAGGAGCTGGAATGACTCGCACCAAGAAGATCGTCGCCACCATCGCCCTGGTTCTCAGTGCCACCGCCGCTGCCGCAAGCCCGGCCCTGGCCGAGAACCATGCCACGACGTCGCCGCAGGAAACTGTCGTGGCGCCGCTGGAGAACCACGCCACCTGATATCAAGTCGGCAACTGACAGCGATGTGGCCGGGCTTGGGCTCGGCCACATCGCCATGTCACCCCGGTGCCGTCGGGCGGTTCAACCTCCCACACCAGGAGCCTCTTCGATCTCATCGAACAGACCGCTATAACCGTCGAGCACATCCTGGCCCGCGGTTCATCGTCACCATCACAGCGCAACGACCCGAACCCCCTCCCCGCACAACTTCGTCATGTCGTCCTCGTCGGACGTGTAGAGCACGACGCTCCCGCCCAGCCGCCCGGCGATCACGGCCAGCGCCGCATCGATCGCGTACTTGTGGCCGTGCAGTCCGGTGTCCCGCAGCAACCCGACCGCCCTCTCGGCAACGTCCCGCGTGACCGGCTCCACCACGACCCGGGACATCGCCCACGCCCAGGCGGCATGCTGCACCTGCCCGTGATAGGCCTCGATCAGGGTCATGGAGCTGGTGACGACGCGGATGCCGGAGCGGTGGGCGTCCTTCAGGCGGGCGATCATCTGGCGGTCACCACGAACCGCCCTGGACAGCCCTTCGCAGTCCAGCACGTAACTGGTAGCAGCAGTCATCAGCCCGCCATCGGGTAGTGAGAGCCGTCACCATCGGCCGCGTCAGCCTCGAGGGCAGCGAAGTGTCGCTCATGTTCCCGCCGTTCCGCCTCGGCCTCGGCAAGCTCGGCCTCCGTGAGAGGACCGTGCTCTTCCTCAAGCCAGGCCACCAGCTCCCCCAGCCGGTCCTGCTCCCGCTGACGCTCTATGGCCCGCGTGACGTACGCACTGAAGTTGCCTGCCCCCACCTCACGCCGGATCTCCTCGGCGAGCTCCTCCGGCAGCGTCACGGTGTACTTCTTGGTTGCCATACCGCTCACCATACCGCCGTACGCCACGCTCAGCCCGACGCTCACTCGCCCTCCGCCAGCTCGCACCAAACCGTCTTGCCCGATGCCCCCTGCTCCACGCCCCAGCGCAGCGCCACCGCGTCGAGGAGAGCGAGGCCGCGCCCGGCCTCGTCGTCGCCGGTGGCACGCACGAGCACCGGGAGGGCTCGCGTATCGGGATCGGTGACCTCGACCCGAATCCGGCCACCGTCACCGTCCACACGGGCCACCCGCACACGGACCGGCGTCCCCTCCCCCACATGCCGGATCACGTTGGCCACGAGCTCGGTGACGCACAGCTGCACATCGGCGCAGGGTCCACCCAGATGCAGGCGTACGGCACGACGAAGGTCCGGGACCGCCTTGGGGGTGGCCGGCAGGTCGAGGTCCAGGCCTCCCCGCAGCACCGCCGCGAGCTTGCGCGCCGTCACGGTGTTGCAGTTGCCGAGCGCGACCAGGCCTGCCGGGGGCGCATAGGTGCCCGCGAAGGTCGGCAGGTCTGCGCGGAGGGAGGGAAGCGTGATGCCGTGGGCGGCGAGGGCGGTACGAAGGTCGGTCACGCAGTGGTCCACGTCGGCGGCGGGGGGCTGAGGGTCTTGCATGGGGCGGCGCCTTCCTGTGCGCTCTGTGACGAATCACTCACACAGTGGCGTGACATTGCGTACCGTAAAAGAGGTTTACGTTGCGCAACGCAACTGGAAAGAGACGGTGGTGAGTTGTGCCCCCACGCAAGGATCCCGACGCCTCGGCGAACGTCCCGTCCTTCTACGGCGCCGAGTTGCGCTACCAGAGGGAGCTCGCGGGTCTGACGCTCGAACAGTTGGCGGAAGGGAGCTTCCACGGCATCCCCTTTCTGAGCCAGATCGAGCGCGGTGAGCGCCGGATGCCCCTGGATCTCGCCCAGCACGTCGACAAGGTGCTGAGGACGGACGGGTTTTTCGAGCGGCGTTGTGAAGACGCCCGCAGGGCCCGGCAGTCGGGGCATGCGGAGTATTTCGCGGACGCGGCGGAGATGGAGCAGCACGCGGAGACGATCGAGGACTGGGCACCGATGATCGTGCCCGGGCTGCTGCAGACGGCACCGTACGCACGGGTGATCGTGCGAGCGGCCATGCCCCGAGCCTCGGACGGGGAGGTCGAGGAGAAGGTGGACGCCCGGATGGGGCGGGCCAAGCTCTTCACCTCGGAGAACCCGCCCAAGTTCTGGGCGATCCTCGACGAGTCCCTGATCCGCCGAGCCGCTCTTCCTCCTGTGGAGATGGCGGAGCTGCTGGAGCACATCTCGGGGGTGATCAGGACCACGCACTCCCTTTTGCAGATCGTCCCGGAAACCTCCGCCGCGCACCCGTTCATGATGGGCATGACCAGGATCATGACCTTCGCGGACGCTCCTCCCGTGGTGTACACCGAGAGCCTGCACAGCGGCCAACTCATCGACTATCCGGCGCTCGTGAAGCAGTACCGGGAGTCGTACGATCTGCTCAGGGCCGTCGCAATGCCGCCTGAGGCGTCCCTTGCGATGATCGAGGCTGCGGCAGAGGACTATCGACATGGCAAGTCACGAGAATGACTTCAGCGCCGCCCGCTGGCGCAAGAGCAGCTACAGCAACGGCACTGGCGGCGAATGCGTCGAGGTCGCCCCCAACCTCCCCACCACCGTCCCGGTCCGCGACTCGAAGCGGGCCGGCGATGGCCCCGTACTCCTCTTCAGGGCCTCGGCCTGGACCACCTTCCTCACGTCCGTGAAGCGCTGACCTCCACCGGTTGTCCACAGGGGCGAGCAGGCAGGCGGCTCCTCCGGGACAGTGGACGGGTGGAGCGGGTGGAGCGGGTGGAGCGTACGGAGTTGAGGGCGCTGGTCGAGGGAGGCGTGTTGCTCACCTCGCGGGCGCTGGGGGCCGGGTGGTCTCGGGTTCCCCTCTTCCGGAGGCTGGACTCGGAAGGGTGGACCCGGGTCCGGAGCGGCGCCTGGGCCGAGCCGGGGCGGAGGATCGATCTGGCCGTACGGCTGAAGGCCGCCCAACTCCTCAGGCCGAGGCTGGTCGTGAGCCATCGTTCGGCTGCCTGGCTCTTGCAGATCGAGACCCTGGACGTACGTAGGGAGGACCGAAAGCCCCCGGCCCTCGAGTTCACCGACCCGGGGCTCCGCATCCGGCAGAGCCTCACGGACGTACGGGTCCACCGGATGCCCCTCGCCGAAGTCGACATCGTGCAGTGCGAGGGGCTGCGCGTCACGGACGTCCCCCGCACCGTCGCCGACCTCCTGCGAGCCGGGCCGCGGGAGGGCGCCCTGGTAGCCGTCGAGTCCGCGCTCGGCTACCGCACCGTCGCGGGCGTACGCCGCCCACCGCTCACCACCCCGGCCGCGCTGGCCATCGCCCTCAAACCCCCTTTCCACGGAGCCGCCCGCGCTCGGGACTGGCTCAGCCTCGCCGACCGCCGCTCCGGCTCACCGGCGGAAACCGTCGCCCGCCTGCGCATGCTCGACGCCGGCCTGCGTCCCGAGTCCCAGGTCGAGCTCCGCGTCCCCGGCGGCGGCCGCCGGTTCCTCGACTTCCTCTTCCGGCGGGAGGGAGTGGCGGTCGAGATCGAGGGCTACGCCTACCACGGCACGCGCGAGGCGCACCGACGGGACGTCTCCCGCTTCAACCAAGTCCTCCGCTGCCCCGAGGTACGCACCCTGCTCCGCTACACCGCCGAGGTCGTCTTCCACCACCCGGCGCAGATGATCCAGGAGATCCGCTCCGCCCTGAGCGCGGCCGCGACTGGCGAGGCACTCGGCCGCTCCGTGGAGGGTGTTGGGCACCCCGGCGTCTTCAAGTGACCGTCGGGGCCGCCCGCTTCTTTGCCAGTGTCGTGCTTCCGCGAGCCGAGTCAAGGGCGCTGCGTTCCGCTGCGCTCCACTCCGCGTCGCCTCCGGCGATCGGCCTCCGGCCGACCCTTGACACGGCTCGCTCCAGCACGGGTGAGAAGCGAGCGGGCGGCCCGGAAAGGCGGGTGGCCAGGTCGGCAGCCCTTTCGGGTAGGTCGGGGGGTGGCCCGGCGTCCGGGGGCGCGCTCGCGCCTCGCCAGCACGCCGGGTGGTCTCAGCGGCGATCGGCGAGTGGGGGGTGCGGGCGCACCAGCGGGACGGGGGCACGCCGGGTGGTCTCGGCGGCGATCGGCGAGTGGGGGGTGCGGAGCGCGCTGGCAGGGCGAAGGCACGCCGGGCCGGTTCAGCGGCGATCGGCGAGTGGGGGCGCGGAGCGCGCTGGCCGGGCGGGGCACACCGGGTCGGCTCAGCGGCGATCGGCGAGTGGGGGCGCGGAGCGCGCTGGCCGGGCGGGGCACACCGGGTCGGCTCAGCGGCGATCGGCAAGTGGGGGTGCGGCGCGGTGGCTGGGACGGGCGCTCGTGTCGGCTCAGCGACGCTCGGCCCGCCCGTGGCCGGAGGCGCACCAGGGTGGCGGCACGCCGGGTCGGTTCGGCGGCTTGCAGTGAGTGAGGGGTGCGGAGTGGGGTCCGCCCCCTTCGAGTCAGCTGAGCGCCGGACGCTCCCCCCATAATTGGCAGATCTGTTCCACCCACCGGGACCGCCGACCTGGGCTTTTCCCCTCCCAAGGTGGAACAGATCTGCCAATTACCTGACCCTGACAAGTTCGGACCGGTGCGGGCCGCCGTGGTGGCTCGGCCCCGGCTAGCCATCGGCCGCCTGGTCGGCTCGGCGTGCCGCCACCCGGCCTGCCTGGCCGGCCGGTGCGCCCGGCAGCCGCCCGCTCACCGCGAGACGCCGAACCGGCCCGGCGTGCCCCCGCCCGGCCAGCGCGCTCCGCACCCCCCACTCGCCGATCGCCGCCGAGACCACCCGGCGTGCCCCCGTCCCGCTGGTGCGCCCGCACCCCCCACTCGCCGATCGCCGCCGAGACCACCCGGCGTGCTGGCGAGGCGCGAGCGCGCCCCCGGACGCCGGGCCACCCCCCGACCTACCCGAAAGGGCTGCCGACCTGGCCACCCGCCTTTCCGGGCCGCTCGCTCGCTTCTTCCCCGTGCTGGAGCGAGCCGTGTCAAGGGTCGGCCGGAGGCCGATCGCCGGAGGCGACGCGGAGTGGAGCGCAGCGGAACGCAGCGCCCTTGACTCGGCTCGCGGAAGCACGACACTGACAAAGAAGCGGGCGGCCCCGACGGCCACTCCACAAACCGGCGTTCACACCAACCCAGCCCCGGCCACCTCAAGCCCGGGCAAGGAGCCGTTGGAGTGCTGAGGTGACCTCGGCCGGGTGTTCGTCCATCACCCAGTGGCCGGCCTCGTCGAGCATCGTCAGTTCGGCGTGCGGGATGCGCTCGGCCAGTTCCGTGGCGATCTCGGGGCGCAGGTAGGTGTCGTCCCGGCCCCAGATGATCGCGGTCGGGCAGGCGATCCCGCCCAGCCTCCGGCGCAGCTCGGGACGGACCGCGACGCGGTACTCACTGCAGAAGTGGACCAGCCAGCGGCGGCCCTCCGGCGTGCGCATCCAGCCGACGTAGCTGTCCAGGAGCTCGTCGTCGATGATGCCGTGGCGGACGAGGGAACCGAGCGCGCTGCGGTGGATGTCGACGAGGGGGAGTCGCGCCATCAGGGTCCGGAGCACGGGCGTCCGTCCAGCCAGGCTGGCCAGGCCGAAGACGGCCGTCCAGTGGGGGACGAAGGTGGACTGCGCGCGGCTGTTGCACAGGGCCAGTCGGCGGACGCGGTCGGGGTGGGTCTCGGTGAAGCCGAGGGAGAGGAAGCCACCGTAGTCGTGGCCGGCCAGGTTCACGGTCTCGATGCCGAGCGCGTCCAGGAGCCGGCCGACGCGGGCCACTTCGGTGTCGTAGTCGAAGCGCAGGTGCAGTGGGCGCTCGGACCGGCCCCAGCCGAGGAGATCCGGCGCGATCACCCGGTACTCGCGGGCCAGTGCCGGGATTTGGTGGCGCCAGCTGCGGTGGCTCGCGGGGTAGCCGTGCAGGAGCAGGACAGGCTCACCGTCGGACGGCCCCGACTCCCAGCAGGCCATCCGGGCACCGTCCACCAGAACCGTGCGGGCGCGTCCAGTCCCCGCGCCGGGCTCCCTCGCACTCATCCAATCCCTAGCCCCTGCTCCCTCATGTTCAGCTCGGCGATGTGCTTCCGGTGACGCTTCTCGGCTGATGCTGCTCCACGCCCTTGACTCATGCGGAGAGATGCCCTCACTGATCACTCCACCGAGTGACGCCCGAGTGACCCCCCAGCCCACCCCCGCAACTCCCCCTTCACCACCTTCCCACTCGCATTCCGAGGCAGCTCCCCCACGAACTCCACCGCCCTCGGCACCTTGTAGTTCGCCATTTCCCGTCGGCCCCAGGCGATCAGGTCGTCCGCCGTCAGTACCGCCCCGGCCCGCCGGACGACGTACGCCTTGCCGACCTCCCCCAGTCGCGGATCCGGTACGCCGATCACCGCCACGTCCGCCACATCCGGATGGAGGCCCAGTGTCTGCTCGATCTCCGCCGGGTACGCGTTGAAGCCGCCGACGATGAACATGTCCTTGAGGCGGTCCGTGATGCGCAAAAAACCCGCCTCGTCCAGGACCCCCACGTCCCCCGTCCGCAGCCAGCCGCCGTCCTCCATCACCTCGGCCGTAGCCGTCAACACCTCGGCCGTGGCCGTCTCGTCCTCGTAGTAGCCCCGCATGACATTGAAGCCGCGGACCAGGACCTCGCCGGGGACGCCGGCCGGCAACGGCCTGCCTCCCGCGTCCACCACCCGCACCTCCGTCCCGGGTATCGCCCGGCCCGACGTCGACGCGATCACGGAGGGGTCGTCGCCTCGGCGGCACATCGTGACGATGCCCGTCGCCTCCGACAGGCCGTAGGCCGTCAGTACCGTGTCCACGCCCAGTTCGGCCCGCAGCCGTTCCACCAGCCTCAGCGGCACCACCGCCGCGCCCGTCACCACCAGCCTCAGCGCCGAGAGGTCGTGCGCGTCGCGGGCCGGGTGGTCCAGCAGCGACTGGTGGAGCGTCGGTGGGCCCGGGAGGACCGAGACCCGCTCCGCCGCTATGTTCGCCATGACCGTGTCCACGTTGAACACCGGCTGCGGGATCATCGTCGCGCCCCGCATCAGGCAGGCCACGACGCCCGCCTTGTAGCCGAAGGTGTGGAAGAAGGGGTTCACGATCAGGTAGCGGTCCCCGCGGCGCAGCCCCGCCAGGTCGGTCCAGATCTCGTACGCCCGTAGCGTCTGTGCGTGGGTGATCACCGCGCCCTTGGGGCGGCCCGTCGTACCCGACGTGTAGATGATGTCCGATGGGAAGGACGGGGCGAGCGCCGACACCCGCGCCCGCACCTCCGCCTTCCCCACCCCGTCCCCGCTCGCCAGGAAGTCCTTCCAGGTGCGGAAGTCCGCCGGGGCGTCGTCGGAGAGGACCACCACCTGTTCCAGCGCCGGCAGGTCCGGCAGCGGTCCGGGACCGCCTGCCCACTCCCCCGCCGCCGCCCTCCTCAGCGACGCCACGTACGACGTCCCAAGGAACGTCCCCGTCACGAAGAGCAGGCGGGCACCGCTCCGGTGCAGCACGTCCGCCGCCTCCGCGCCCTTGAAGCGCGTGTTCAGCGGGACCAGTACCGCGCCCGCCGACACCGCACCCAGCGCCGAGACGATCCAGTCGAGGGTGTTCGGGGCCCAGATCGCGACCCGGTCGCCCACCGCCACCCCGTTCGCGATGCACGCCGCCGCCGCACGTTCCACTCGGGCGCCCAGCTCGCCGTACGAGATGCGGGTACGGCCGTCCACCACCGCCTCGACGTCCGCGTACCGCTCGGCCGCCGACCGGACCAGCCCGGGGATGGTTCCCCACTCCAAGTCACCGCGCACAGCAGGCCTCCAGTCCAGTCCCCGTTTCACTAGCTGACTACCCGTCAGATTAGCTGTAGTCTGACGCCCTGTCAGCCGCCCAGCGAGCGTGCGGAGGTAACGCCCAGCATGGCCGGAGCAGCAGGAACGGAAGGAACGGCAGGAACAGCAGGAACAGCGGGAACAGCAGGAACAGCGGGAACAGCAGGAACAGCGGCAGCCAGAGCAGCCGGCATCAAAGACGCCACCGCCATCGTCGGCATCGGTCAGACGCCCTTCGCCAAACGCCTCCCCGAGGACGAGAAGACCCTCGCCTGCCGTGCCGTCCTCGCCGCCCTCGACGACGCCGGGATCGCGCCCGGCGAGGTCGACGCCCTCGCCTCGTACACGATGGAGGAGACCGACGAGGTGGAGCTCGCGAAGGCCGTCGGCTTCGGTGACCTCACCTTCTTCAGCAAGGTCGGGTACGGCGGCGGCGGTTCCTGCGCCACCGTCGCCCACCTCGCCGCCGCCATCGCCTCGGGGCAGGCCACCGTCGGCGTCGCCTGGCGGTCGCGGAAGCGGGGGTCCGGGCCCCGGCCATGGCGCAACACCGCCGTCCAACTGCCGACCCCCGCCCAGTGGACCCGGCCCTTCGGCCTCCTGCGGCCCGTCGACGAGATCGCCATGCTCGCCCGCCGGTACATGCACGAATACGGCGCCACCCGCGACCACCTCTTCAACGTCGCCCTCGCCTGCCGCAACCGGGCGAACCAGAACCCCGCCGCGATCATGTACGACCGCCCCCTCACCCGCGAGATGTACATGACCTCCCGCTGGATCAGCGAGCCGCTCTGCCTCTTCGACAACTGTCTGGAGACGGACGGGGCGTTGG
The nucleotide sequence above comes from Streptomyces sp. NL15-2K. Encoded proteins:
- a CDS encoding DUF397 domain-containing protein; protein product: MASHENDFSAARWRKSSYSNGTGGECVEVAPNLPTTVPVRDSKRAGDGPVLLFRASAWTTFLTSVKR
- a CDS encoding FadD3 family acyl-CoA ligase — protein: MRGDLEWGTIPGLVRSAAERYADVEAVVDGRTRISYGELGARVERAAAACIANGVAVGDRVAIWAPNTLDWIVSALGAVSAGAVLVPLNTRFKGAEAADVLHRSGARLLFVTGTFLGTSYVASLRRAAAGEWAGGPGPLPDLPALEQVVVLSDDAPADFRTWKDFLASGDGVGKAEVRARVSALAPSFPSDIIYTSGTTGRPKGAVITHAQTLRAYEIWTDLAGLRRGDRYLIVNPFFHTFGYKAGVVACLMRGATMIPQPVFNVDTVMANIAAERVSVLPGPPTLHQSLLDHPARDAHDLSALRLVVTGAAVVPLRLVERLRAELGVDTVLTAYGLSEATGIVTMCRRGDDPSVIASTSGRAIPGTEVRVVDAGGRPLPAGVPGEVLVRGFNVMRGYYEDETATAEVLTATAEVMEDGGWLRTGDVGVLDEAGFLRITDRLKDMFIVGGFNAYPAEIEQTLGLHPDVADVAVIGVPDPRLGEVGKAYVVRRAGAVLTADDLIAWGRREMANYKVPRAVEFVGELPRNASGKVVKGELRGWAGGSLGRHSVE
- a CDS encoding ATP-binding protein, producing the protein MQDPQPPAADVDHCVTDLRTALAAHGITLPSLRADLPTFAGTYAPPAGLVALGNCNTVTARKLAAVLRGGLDLDLPATPKAVPDLRRAVRLHLGGPCADVQLCVTELVANVIRHVGEGTPVRVRVARVDGDGGRIRVEVTDPDTRALPVLVRATGDDEAGRGLALLDAVALRWGVEQGASGKTVWCELAEGE
- a CDS encoding lipid-transfer protein; this encodes MAGAAGTEGTAGTAGTAGTAGTAGTAGTAAARAAGIKDATAIVGIGQTPFAKRLPEDEKTLACRAVLAALDDAGIAPGEVDALASYTMEETDEVELAKAVGFGDLTFFSKVGYGGGGSCATVAHLAAAIASGQATVGVAWRSRKRGSGPRPWRNTAVQLPTPAQWTRPFGLLRPVDEIAMLARRYMHEYGATRDHLFNVALACRNRANQNPAAIMYDRPLTREMYMTSRWISEPLCLFDNCLETDGALACVVVSKERARDCRHRPVHIHSAAQGLPAQHHGMVNYWNDDPLTGPAWTAARHLWKHADFTPQDVDVAQIYDAFTALIPLSLEGYGFCARGEGGAFTEGGALEIGGRLPLNTGGGGLSEAYVHGFNLINEGVKQLRGTSTAQVPGAATCLVTAGEGVPTSALLLRS
- a CDS encoding alpha/beta hydrolase — translated: MSAREPGAGTGRARTVLVDGARMACWESGPSDGEPVLLLHGYPASHRSWRHQIPALAREYRVIAPDLLGWGRSERPLHLRFDYDTEVARVGRLLDALGIETVNLAGHDYGGFLSLGFTETHPDRVRRLALCNSRAQSTFVPHWTAVFGLASLAGRTPVLRTLMARLPLVDIHRSALGSLVRHGIIDDELLDSYVGWMRTPEGRRWLVHFCSEYRVAVRPELRRRLGGIACPTAIIWGRDDTYLRPEIATELAERIPHAELTMLDEAGHWVMDEHPAEVTSALQRLLARA
- a CDS encoding helix-turn-helix transcriptional regulator produces the protein MPPRKDPDASANVPSFYGAELRYQRELAGLTLEQLAEGSFHGIPFLSQIERGERRMPLDLAQHVDKVLRTDGFFERRCEDARRARQSGHAEYFADAAEMEQHAETIEDWAPMIVPGLLQTAPYARVIVRAAMPRASDGEVEEKVDARMGRAKLFTSENPPKFWAILDESLIRRAALPPVEMAELLEHISGVIRTTHSLLQIVPETSAAHPFMMGMTRIMTFADAPPVVYTESLHSGQLIDYPALVKQYRESYDLLRAVAMPPEASLAMIEAAAEDYRHGKSRE